A stretch of Brassica napus cultivar Da-Ae chromosome C6, Da-Ae, whole genome shotgun sequence DNA encodes these proteins:
- the LOC106353456 gene encoding replication factor C subunit 5: MTEATSAMDIDVDENLPRKPSNKGKDVAGFVAPPQSKTTPWVEKYRPQSLDDVAAHRDIVDTIDRLTNENKLPHLLLYGPPGTGKTSTILAVARKLYGPKYRNMILELNASDDRGIDVVRQQIQDFASTQSFSLGKSSVKLVLLDEADAMTKDAQFALRRVIEKYTKSTRFALIGNHVNKIIPALQSRCTRFRFAPLDPVHVSQRLKHVIEAEGLDVSESGLAALVRLSNGDMRKAMNILQSTHMASEKITEEDVYLCTGNPLPRDIEQISHWLLNEPFAESYKKISEMKTRKGLAIVDIVREVTMFVFKIKMPSNVRIQLINDLADIEYRLSFGCNDKLQLGAIISTFTHARSALVTAAK, translated from the exons ATGACTGAGGCTACATCGGCGATGGACATTGACGTAGACGAGAATCTCCCTCGCAAGCCGAGTAACAAGGGCAAAGACGTCGCCGGTTTCGTTGCTCCGCCGCAGAGCAAGACGACGCCTTGGGTCGAAAAATACAGACCTCAATCGCTAGACGACGTCGCAGCACATCGCGACATCGTTGATACAA TTGATAGGTTGACCAATGAGAACAAGTTGCCGCATCTTCTGTTGTATGGTCCACCTGGTACTGGCAAAACATCCACCATTCTAGCTGTTGCACGGAAGCTGTATGGACCCAAGTACCGTAATATGATTCTTGAACTCAACGCCTCGGATGATAGAGGGATTGATGTTGTGAGGCAGCAGATTCAAGATTTCGCTAGCACTCAGAGCTTCTCACT AGGAAAGTCTTCGGTGAAGTTGGTTCTGCTGGATGAAGCAGATGCCATGACGAAAGATGCTCAGTTTGCCCTGCGTAGAG tgattgagaaatacacaaagaGTACTAGGTTCGCCCTCATTGGAAACCATGTCAATAAGATCATCCCAGCTTTACAGTCCAGATGTACCCGTTTTAGATTTGCTCCTCTTGATCCTGTTCATGTGAGTCAACGTCTTAAACATGTCATAGAAGCTGAAGG gcttgatgtaaGCGAGAGTGGTTTGGCGGCTCTTGTACGGCTGAGCAATGGAGACATGAGGAAAGCCATGAACATTTTGCAG TCAACGCATATGGCGTCAGAGAAAATCACAGAGGAAGATGTGTACCTCTGCACTGGAAACCCACTACCCAGGGACATTGAGCAGATATCTCACTGGCTTCTGAATGAACCGTTTGCTGAGAGCTACAAAA AAATATCAGAAATGAAGACGAGAAAAGGACTTGCCATTGTTGATATCGTCAGAGAGGTTACCAT GTTTGTGTTTAAGATCAAGATGCCTTCAAATGTCAGAATTCAACTGATCAACGATTTGGCAGACATcga GTACAGATTGAGTTTTGGATGCAACGATAAACTGCAGCTTGGAGCTATCATTTCAACTTTCACTCACGCCCGGTCTGCATTGGTTACTGCAGCAAAGTAA
- the LOC106353453 gene encoding protein CELLULOSE SYNTHASE INTERACTIVE 3-like translates to MQMLKAFLPVAQEETFSSSLSRKMDMDDPEKAMSTVAQLIEQLHTKTSSPQDKELTTARLLGIAKSRKEARRLIGSYPQAMPLFISMLRNGTALAKVNVASILCVLCKDKDLRLKVLLGGCIPPLLSVLKSGTIDTRKAAAEAIYEVSSAGISDDHIGMKIFITEGVVPTLWDQLSLKGNQDRVVEGYVTGALRNLCGVDNGYWRVVLEGSGVDIVVSLLSSDNPNSQANAASLLARLVLSFCDIIQKILNSEVVKSLVQLLEQINDTKVRASAADALEALSSRSDEAKKCVKDAGGVNALIGAIVAPSKECMQGENGQALQEHATGALANVFGGMSHLIIYLGEVSQSPRLTEPIGDVIGALAYALMIFKQTESSEKIFDPRVIESILVKLLKPLDTKLIQERILEAMASLYGNSSLSCYLDDAEAKRVLIALITMASADVREHLIAFLSRLCHDKVGIWEAVGKREGIQLFISFLGLSSEQHQEYAVEMLEILTAQIDDSKWAVTAAGGIPPLVQLLETGSQKAKEDASRILWNLCCHSEEIRDCVERAGGIPAFLWLLKTGGLNSQETSAKTLLKLVRTADPATINQLLALLLGDDPASKVHVIQVLGHVLSKASQEDIVHKGCAANKALRSLVQSLTSSREETKEHTASVLADLFSSKQDICDHLETDDIINPWIKLLTSNSQNVAKQVARALDALSRPVKKNSNKKKAYIAEGDLKALIKLAKDSSIESAENAVSALANLLSDPDIAAEALAEDVVSAFTRILADGSSEGKRNASRALHQLLKNFPVCDVLKGSAQCRFAILSLVDSLKSVDMDSPDAFDVLEVVAVLARAKNGVNFSYPPLTALSEVPSSLETLVQCLSEGRTLVQDKAIEILSRLCCDQQFLISELIVSRPKSIGVLADRIVNASSLEVRVGGTALLLCATKEKKQLITEALDQSGFSKLLLRALVDMIKDNSKCYSIETEVLTPKGFMEKNVFQDTGGFYFPDPAKILGGTVALWLLCLLTSVDANSKLIVVEAGGLEVLFAKLARHTSSPQAEFEDTEGIWISALLLAIMFQNDNVSSSSTTMQIIPTLGLLLRSDELIDRYFAAHAMASLVCTKNRGINLTIANSGAISGIINLLGYVESEILNLVALANEFSLVKEPDQVILQHLFEIEDVRLGSTARKSIPLLVDLLRPIPDRPGAPQFAVQTLIRIADGSDANKLLMAEAGAVEALTKYLSLSPQDSMERTISELLRVLFSNHELRQNEVALSSLNQLIAVLRLGSRSARYSAAGALNELFDAESIRNSEIAHQAAQPLMDMLGTVSETEQEVALSALIKLSSGNTSNTALLIDVEGSLLENVNKILSSASASEELKINAAKLCSVVFLNKNVRASPSASGCLKPLTTLMQSERNAAVEAAVCAIKILLDDEQQLEIAAGHDIQELLVGLVSGTNYRIIEASLSALIKLGKDRVPRKLDMVEAGIIDRCLELLPGASSSLCSSVAELFRILTNSGVIAKRPDVTKTVEPLFMVLLRSDLTLWGQHSALQALVNILEKQQSLEAFSFTPSEAIVPLISFLESSSQAIQQLGAELLSHFLTMEDFQKDITTQSAVVPLVRLAGIGILSLQETAVKALEKISASWPKSVLDAGGIFELSKVILQEDPQPPLELWESAAFVLCNVLQYDAECFFRVELPVLVKLLFSTIESTVMLALKALMIHEKNDASSTVQMAELGAINALLDLLRSHQCEEESGSLLEVIFNNPKVRELKLCKYAIAPLSQYLLDPQTRSEPGRLLAALALGDLSQQEGLSRSSGSVSACRALISVLEEQPTEEMKVVAICALQNFVMNSRTNRRAVAEAGGILLIQELLLSSNAEVSGQAALMVKFLFSNHTLQEYVSNELIRSLTAALERGLWSTSTINIEVLRTLNVIFSNFPKLRASEAATFCIPHLVGALRSGVEDVQGLVLDILYLLRHSWTNMAIDVAKSQAMIAAEAIPVLQMLMKTCPPVFHDKADSLLHCLPGCLTVNVMRANNLKQSMATTNAFCQLTIGNCPPRQTKVVSNRTSPEWKESFTWAFDVPPKGQKLHIICKSKSTFGKTTLGRVTIQIDKVVIEGVYNGSLSLNHDNSKDASSRTLDIEIAWSNRTTDDTL, encoded by the exons ATGCAGATGTTGAAAGCATTCCTTCCTGTAGCTCAGGAGGAAACTTTTTCTTCCTCCCTATCCAG GAAAATGGATATGGACGATCCAGAGAAGGCAATGTCTACGGTTGCTCAGCTCATAGAGCAACTCCACACCAAAACATCTTCTCCGCAAGACAAAGAGCTCACGACAGCTCGTCTACTTGGTATTGCCAAAAGCAGAAAGGAGGCAAGGAGGCTGATTGGTTCGTATCCCCAAGCTATGCCTTTGTTCATTTCCATGCTTAGAAATGGGACGGCTTTGGCCAAAGTCAACGTCGCTTCTATCCTTTGTGTTTTATGCAAAGACAAGGACTTGCGACTCAAAGTGCTTCTAGGAGGATGCATCCCTCCGTTGCTCTCGGTTTTGAAGTCTGGAACCATTGATACTAGGAAAGCAGCGGCAGAGGCTATTTATGAGGTTTCTTCTGCTGGAATTTCCGATGATCACATTGGCATGAAGATATTTATTACAGAAGGTGTGGTGCCAACTTTGTGGGATCAACTTAGCTTGAAAGGAAACCAGGATAGAGTGGTTGAAGGGTACGTTACAGGAGCTTTGAGGAATCTTTGTGGTGTGGATAATGGTTATTGGAGAGTGGTACTTGAGGGTAGTGGTGTAGACATAGTCGTGTCTCTTTTGTCATCTGACAATCCTAATTCTCAAGCAAATGCTGCTTCTCTCCTGGCTCGTCTTGTGCTGTCCTTTTGCGATATTATccagaaaatattaaattctgAAGTAGTCAAGTCTCTGGTACAGCTTTTGGAACAGATAAATGATACCAAAGTCCGTGCTAGTGCAGCAGATGCTTTGGAAGCTCTTTCATCAAGATCCGATGAAGCTAAGAAATGCGTTAAAGATGCAGGAGGTGTTAATGCTCTCATTGGAGCCATTGTTGCTCCATCGAAAGAGTGTATGCAGGGAGAAAATGGACAAGCTTTACAAGAACATGCAACTGGAGCGTTGGCGAATGTGTTTGGTGGGATGAgccatttaattatatatcttggAGAAGTATCACAATCCCCTCGTCTAACGGAACCAATTGGTGATGTAATTGGAGCTCTTGCCTATGCTCTAATGATTTTCAAACAAACAGAGAGTTCAGAGAAGATATTTGATCCAAGAGTGATAGAGAGCATTTTGGTGAAATTACTAAAGCCTCTTGACACAAAGTTAATCCAAGAGCGGATCTTGGAGGCTATGGCGAGTTTGTACGGAAACAGCAGTCTATCGTGTTACCTAGATGATGCAGAAGCTAAAAGAGTCCTGATCGCTCTCATAACTATGGCTTCTGCTGATGTACGAGAGCATCTAATAGCTTTCTTGTCTCGCTTATGCCATGACAAGGTTGGAATTTGGGAGGCAGTTGGAAAGAGAGAAGGAATCCAATTATTTATATcatttctaggtttgtctagtGAGCAACACCAAGAGTATGCTGTTGAAATGTTGGAAATTCTGACGGCTCAGATCGATGATAGTAAATGGGCTGTAACCGCAGCTGGGGGGATTCCTCCACTTGTCCAGTTGCTTGAGACTGGATCTCAGAAGGCCAAGGAAGATGCTTCCCGCATACTCTGGAATTTATGCTGTCACAGTGAGGAAATCCGCGATTGTGTTGAAAGAGCTGGTGGTATTCCAGCATTCCTGTGGCTACTGAAGACTGGTGGATTGAATTCCCAGGAAACCTCTGCAAAGACACTTTTGAAGCTTGTCCGGACAGCTGATCCTGCTACAATTAATCAGTTGTTGGCTTTACTTCTGGGAGATGATCCTGCTTCAAAGGTTCATGTAATACAAGTACTGGGTCATGTGCTCTCAAAAGCTTCACAAGAAGATATTGTTCATAAAGGGTGTGCCGCTAACAAAGCACTGCGGTCCCTTGTCCAGTCCCTGACATCTTCCAGGGAAGAAACAAAGGAGCATACAGCTTCAGTTTTAGCTGATCTATTCAGCTCAAAACAAGATATATGTGACCATCTTGAAACTGATGACATCATTAATCCCTGGATCAAGCTCCTTACAAGCAACTCTCAGAATGTGGCTAAACAGGTGGCTAGGGCTTTGGACGCACTGTCCCGCCCGGTGaagaaaaattctaataaaaagaAGGCTTACATTGCAGAAGGAGATCTTAAGGCACTCATAAAATTGGCGAAGGACTCTTCCATAGAGTCTGCAGAAAACGCAGTATCTGCCCTGGCAAATCTTCTGTCTGATCCGGATATCGCTGCAGAAGCACTAGCTGAAGATGTTGTTTCAGCTTTCACAAGAATCCTGGCTGATGGATCTTCAGAGGGTAAGAGAAATGCATCCCGGGCACTTCATCAGTTACTTAAGAACTTTCCAGTTTGTGATGTGCTAAAGGGAAGTGCTCAGTGCCGTTTTGCTATACTTTCACTCGTTGATTCTCTAAAATCAGTAGATATGGATAGCCCAGACGCTTTCGACGTATTAGAAGTAGTTGCAGTTTTGGCAAGGGCTAAGAATGGGGTGAATTTCTCTTACCCCCCATTGACTGCCCTTTCTGAAGTGCCATCAAGCCTGGAAACCCTTGTGCAATGCCTTTCTGAAGGCCGTACTCTTGTGCAAGATAAGGCAATAGAAATATTGTCCAGGCTTTGCTGTGATCAACAATTTCTGATCAGTGAACTTATAGTTTCAAGACCCAAGTCAATTGGGGTTTTGGCTGATAGAATAGTAAATGCATCCAGTTTAGAAGTGAGAGTTGGGGGGACAGCTCTGCTCTTATGTGCTACGAAAGAAAAGAAGCAGCTGATAACGGAGGCACTTGATCAGTCTGGTTTCTCAAAACTCTTGTTACGTGCCCTAGTAGATATGATAAAGGACAATTCTAAATGCTATTCTATAGAAACTGAAGTCCTGACACCGAAAGGTTTTatggaaaaaaatgttttccaGGATACAGGTGGTTTTTATTTTCCTGATCCAGCTAAAATCTTGGGTGGCACAGTGGCGTTGTGGCTGCTATGCTTACTCACTTCCGTTGATGCTAATTCAAAGCTCATTGTCGTAGAAGCTGGCGGACTTGAGGTTCTCTTTGCGAAGCTTGCTAGGCATACTTCCAGTCCTCAG GCTGAATTTGAGGATACTGAAGGCATTTGGATTAGCGCTCTCCTCCTGGCTATCATGTTCCAGAATGACAACGTTTCCTCGTCTTCAACAACGATGCAGATCATTCCAACACTTGGACTTTTGCTAAGATCTGATGAACTGATAGATCGGTATTTCGCTGCCCACGCAATGGCTAGTCTTGTTTGTACTAAGAACAGAGGAATAAATCTGACAATTGCAAACTCAGGTGCTATTTCTGGGATTATAAACCTTCTTGGCTATGTAGAGTCAGAGATTCTCAACTTGGTTGCTTTGGCAAATGAATTTTCTCTGGTGAAAGAGCCTGATCAAGTCATTCTTCAACACCTTTTTGAAATTGAAGATGTGAGGCTTGGCTCCACCGCACGCAAATCTATCCCGCTGCTTGTAGATCTCTTAAGGCCAATTCCAGATAGGCCGGGAGCCCCTCAATTTGCCGTCCAAACCCTGATTCGCATTGCTGACGGAAGTGACGCAAATAAATTACTAATGGCTGAAGCTGGAGCTGTGGAAGCTTTAACGAAATACCTTTCTCTAAGCCCTCAAGATTCAATGGAGCGCACCATATCTGAATTGCTTAGAGTATTATTTAGCAACCACGAGCTCAGACAAAACGAAGTAGCACTTAGTTCCTTGAATCAGCTAATAGCAGTACTTCGTTTGGGGTCAAGAAGTGCAAGATACAGCGCCGCTGGGGCTCTGAATGAACTCTTTGATGCTGAAAGCATAAGAAATTCTGAAATAGCCCACCAGGCTGCTCAACCATTGATGGACATGCTCGGTACTGTATCAGAGACTGAGCAAGAGGTAGCTCTCTCTGCACTGATTAAATTAAGTTCAGGAAATACTTCGAATACAGCTCTTCTGATTGACGTGGAAGGAAGTCTGCTGGAAAACGTGAACAAAATCTTATCATCTGCTTCTGCTTCAGAGGAGTTAAAGATAAATGCTGCCAAACTCTGTTCTgttgttttcttaaataaaaacgtCAGAGCAAGTCCATCCGCCTCTGGATGCCTGAAGCCCCTGACAACACTTATGCAGTCTGAACGAAATGCAGCAGTTGAAGCAGCAGTATGTGCTATTAAGATATTATTGGATGACGAGCAACAGTTAGAAATCGCGGCAGGTCATGACATTCAGGAGCTTCTTGTTGGGTTGGTTTCCGGAACAAACTACAGGATTATCGAGGCTAGCTTATCAGCTCTGATTAAGCTGGGCAAAGACAGAGTACCACGGAAGTTGGACATGGTGGAAGCTGGAATAATTGATCGATGTCTTGAGCTACTACCTGGAGCCTCAAGTTCGTTATGTTCCTCTGTTGCAGAGCTGTTTCGAATTTTAACAAATAGTGGAGTAATCGCCAAAAGACCCGATGTTACAAAAACTGTAGAGCCTCTTTTCATGGTCTTGCTCAGATCAGACTTGACCTTATGGGGGCAACATAGCGCCTTACAAGCACTTGTAAACATTTTGGAAAAACAGCAAAGCCTTGAAGCTTTTAGTTTTACACCCAGTGAAGCCATCGTGCCTCTGATTTCGTTTTTGGAGTCTTCATCTCAAGCTATCCAGCAGCTTGGAGCAGAACTCCTGAGCCATTTTCTTACAATGGAAGATTTCCAGAAAGACATCACAACACAGAGTGCTGTTGTTCCTTTGGTTCGGCTTGCGGGAATTGGAATACTGAGCCTGCAGGAAACTGCAGTAAAGGCACTGGAGAAGATATCTGCTAGCTGGCCTAAGTCTGTTCTTGATGCTGGAGGTATATTCGAGCTATCCAAGGTTATTCTTCAGGAAGATCCTCAGCCACCTCTTGAGCTCTGGGAGTCAGCTGCTTTTGTTCTCTGCAATGTTCTGCAGTATGATGCAGAATGTTTTTTCAGAGTCGAACTACCAGTTTTAGTGAAGCTGTTGTTCTCGACAATTGAAAGCACAGTGATGCTGGCTCTTAAAGCATTGATGATTCATGAGAAGAACGATGCTTCAAGTACCGTACAAATGGCTGAGCTTGGCGCAATTAATGCATTACTGGACCTCCTGAGATCTCATCAATGCGAGGAAGAATCGGGAAGCTTACTTGAAGTAATATTTAACAACCCCAAGGTAAGAGAGTTAAAGTTATGCAAATATGCAATAGCACCACTCTCTCAATACCTGTTGGACCCTCAGACGAGATCAGAACCTGGTAGACTTCTTGCTGCTCTGGCACTTGGGGACCTTTCTCAGCAAGAAGGGCTTTCTAGATCCAGTGGCTCTGTTTCCGCTTGCCGGGCACTCATTAGCGTGCTAGAAGAACAACCAACGGAAGAAATGAAAGTGGTGGCCATCTGTGCGTTGCAGAATTTTGTGATGAATAGTAGAACAAATAGGCGAGCAGTTGCAGAGGCTGGTGGCATATTGTTAATTCAGGAGCTATTGCTTTCTTCTAATGCAGAAGTTTCTGGGCAGGCTGCACTGATGgtcaagtttttgttctccAACCATACACTACAAGAATATGTCTCGAATGAGCTTATAAGGTCATTAACAG CTGCACTTGAAAGAGGCTTGTGGTCTACATCAACTATAAATATCGAAGTTTTGAGAACCCTAAATGTGATCTTCTCCAATTTTCCTAAGCTTCGCGCCTCAGAAGCTGCTACTTTCTGCATCCCTCATTTGGTCGGGGCGCTCAGATCTGGTGTTGAAGATGTCCAGGGATTAGTATTGGATATTCTCTACTTGCTAAGACACTCGTGGACGAATATGGCTATAGATGTTGCAAAATCTCAAGCCATGATTGCAGCTGAAGCAATTCCTGTCCTGCAGATGTTGATGAAAACATGCCCTCCTGTGTTCCACGACAAGGCAGACAGCTTATTGCATTGCTTACCAGGTTGCTTAACAGTAAACGTTATGCGTGCCAACAACTTAAAGCAGTCCATGGCAACCACAAACGCCTTTTGTCAATTGACCATAGGAAACTGCCCTCCACGCCAAACTAAG GTTGTGAGCAATCGCACTTCTCCTGAATGGAAAGAAAGCTTTACTTGGGCATTTGATGTTCCACCCAAAGGACAAAAGCTTCACATCATATGCAAGAGCAAAAGCACATTCGGGAAG ACAACTCTGGGCCGTGTCACTATCCAAATCGACAAAGTCGTGATAGAAGGAGTTTACAACGGATCTCTAAGCTTGAATCATGACAACAGCAAAGATGCATCTTCCAGAACACTCGACATTGAGATTGCATGGTCCAATAGGACAACGGATGATACTCTTTGA
- the LOC125588483 gene encoding caffeoylshikimate esterase-like: protein MGGAIALKMHLKEPQAWDGLILVAPMCKAKLFPKKDMRPLFYRDPSKRKLSYFDVISYDDQARLKTAVELLNAASDIEMQINKVSLPMLILHGDADIVIDPTVSKFLYEQATSQDKTLKLYPGGYHCILEGDTDENIFTAINDIVAWLDAHTTPK, encoded by the exons ATGGGAGGAGCTATTGCCTTGAAAATGCATCTGAAAGAACCTCAAGCTTGGGATGGCCTTATACTTGTGGCTCCAATGTGTAAG GCAAAGCTCTTTCCAAAGAAAGACATGCGTCCGCTGTTCTACAGAGACCCAAGTAAAAGAAAACTG TCCTACTTTGATGTGATTAGCTATGATGACCAAGCGCGTCTGAAAACCGCTGTTGAACTTCTAAACGCGGCAAGTGACATTGAGATGCAAATTAATAAG GTCTCTTTGCCAATGTTGATACTACATGGAGACGCAGATATAGTCATAGATCCCACTGTGAGCAAGTTCCTTTATGAGCAAGCAACCAGCCAAGACAAAACGCTAAAACTCTATCCCGGTGGCTACCATTGCATTCTAGAAGGTGACACAGACGAAAACATTTTCACCGCAATCAACGACATAGTTGCTTGGCTTGATGCCCACACCACTCCCAAGTAA